A stretch of the Halomonas sp. CH40 genome encodes the following:
- the glk gene encoding glucokinase: protein MRPALIGDIGGTNARFALVAPGEMAPQEVLNLPCADYPGVIEAIEDYLSRVGISAAEAPREACLAFACPVHAERVKMTNNHWDFMKRDVQQALNLSLFKVINDFTAQALGVPHVDAEHLVEVQAGTALPHSSRLIIGPGTGLGVAGVFPGQHAWIPLPTEGGHVTFAPTDSTERALLDIFLTRHSRVSVERILCGQGLLELYQAHCLLEDQMPSCQSPADVTQAANHGDPLASATVLRFLKILGDVCGDATLTMGARGGVYLCGGILPRLLDWLPRSELRQSFANKGRMGAYNADIPVSVVTHPWTGLLGAAEALHNEEVF from the coding sequence ATGCGACCCGCACTGATTGGCGACATCGGCGGTACCAATGCGCGCTTTGCGTTGGTAGCGCCTGGGGAGATGGCGCCCCAAGAGGTTCTCAACCTGCCCTGCGCCGACTACCCGGGCGTTATTGAGGCGATTGAGGATTACCTGAGCCGAGTAGGTATCAGTGCCGCCGAGGCGCCCCGGGAAGCCTGCCTGGCATTTGCCTGCCCGGTTCACGCCGAGCGGGTCAAGATGACCAATAACCACTGGGATTTCATGAAACGCGACGTTCAGCAGGCGTTGAACCTGTCGCTGTTCAAGGTGATCAACGATTTTACCGCCCAGGCGCTGGGCGTTCCCCATGTGGATGCCGAACATCTGGTCGAAGTGCAAGCGGGAACCGCTCTGCCCCACTCGTCCCGGCTGATTATTGGCCCTGGCACGGGGCTTGGCGTGGCCGGTGTTTTTCCCGGCCAGCATGCCTGGATTCCCTTGCCGACGGAAGGTGGCCACGTCACCTTTGCGCCAACTGACAGCACCGAACGCGCCCTGCTGGACATCTTTCTGACTCGCCACTCGCGGGTCAGCGTCGAACGCATCCTATGCGGCCAGGGCCTGCTTGAGCTGTATCAGGCTCACTGTCTTCTGGAAGATCAGATGCCCAGCTGTCAGTCACCCGCTGACGTCACCCAGGCAGCCAACCACGGCGACCCGCTTGCCAGCGCAACGGTGCTGCGCTTTTTGAAGATTCTGGGGGATGTGTGCGGTGATGCCACTCTCACCATGGGCGCGCGAGGCGGTGTCTACCTGTGCGGGGGCATTCTGCCCCGCCTGCTGGACTGGCTACCCCGGTCAGAACTGCGCCAGAGCTTTGCCAACAAAGGCCGCATGGGCGCTTACAACGCCGATATTCCGGTATCCGTTGTCACTCACCCGTGGACGGGGTTACTCGGTGCTGCCGAAGCGCTGCATAACGAAGAAGTCTTTTAA
- a CDS encoding aldo/keto reductase codes for MTAPTFNVPFVLGMMRLHEAKAMHQASHLANWIEARIEQGLKWFDHADIYGNGACETLFGQALRARPALAQQLHVVSKASIANDNPTPDSGKVKHYNASPAYLSKAIDEALQRLNVECIDHFLIHRPDLLMNAEATGRALDDAITAGKIGAAGTSNHLPSQWRRLQNAMHQPLRANQIELSIQHNAPLFDGSFDDMCADGHAPMAWSPLAGGALLEGEVGKVLKRIAREQDSSPNALALAWLRTLPNRPVPVVGSVKPERIADMLNGPESLSRDTWYELLEAARGHCVA; via the coding sequence ATGACAGCCCCAACCTTTAATGTCCCCTTTGTCTTGGGCATGATGCGCCTGCATGAAGCCAAAGCAATGCATCAGGCAAGCCACCTCGCCAACTGGATTGAAGCGCGCATCGAACAGGGGCTGAAGTGGTTTGATCACGCTGACATTTACGGCAATGGTGCCTGCGAAACGCTATTTGGCCAGGCGTTGCGTGCCCGCCCGGCGCTTGCCCAGCAGCTTCACGTGGTCAGCAAGGCCAGTATCGCCAACGACAACCCAACGCCAGATTCCGGCAAGGTTAAACACTACAATGCCAGCCCGGCTTATCTGAGTAAGGCGATTGATGAGGCGCTGCAACGGCTCAATGTTGAGTGTATTGACCACTTTCTGATCCATCGCCCGGATCTGTTAATGAACGCAGAAGCCACTGGACGCGCCCTTGATGACGCGATTACAGCAGGCAAGATTGGCGCAGCAGGCACTTCCAACCATTTGCCCAGCCAGTGGCGCAGGCTGCAAAACGCCATGCACCAGCCGCTGCGTGCTAATCAGATCGAGCTTTCCATTCAACACAATGCGCCGCTGTTTGACGGCAGCTTTGATGATATGTGCGCAGACGGCCACGCGCCCATGGCATGGTCGCCACTGGCCGGCGGCGCCCTGCTGGAAGGCGAGGTGGGCAAGGTTCTCAAGCGGATAGCCCGCGAGCAAGACAGTTCGCCTAATGCGCTGGCGCTGGCCTGGCTACGCACTCTGCCAAATCGTCCTGTTCCCGTGGTGGGCAGCGTGAAACCGGAACGTATTGCCGATATGCTGAATGGGCCGGAGTCGCTTTCCAGAGATACCTGGTATGAGCTACTCGAAGCTGCACGCGGCCACTGCGTCGCATAA
- a CDS encoding carbohydrate kinase, with product MTPVIAFGEALVDMLSSRLGDDTGQETFTPYAGGAPANVAVACARLGVPSQFLGMVGDDRFGHFLVSELAAHGVNTQGMVLTNEARTALAFVSRDASGERTFDFYRPPAADLLYRLEHLPHGVFEQPAIVHLCSNSLTDPEIADTTLAIANMAKRAGCLVSVDANLRHNLWADGSADAWRVTELVDSAELVKVSLEELDYLRGDHPQDTWLAERLAAGVKVIVITDGPNQVTLKGIGLDHTFTPPPVTAVDTTAGGDAFIGGLLAELSRHGIDDNWHKASAFLAQAVEVACRCGAFAVTRPGAYAALPTHADIEALRNT from the coding sequence ATGACGCCGGTGATTGCCTTTGGTGAAGCCCTGGTAGACATGTTGTCCAGCCGCTTGGGTGATGACACTGGGCAGGAAACTTTCACCCCTTATGCCGGAGGCGCCCCTGCCAACGTGGCAGTTGCCTGCGCGCGCCTGGGAGTGCCCAGCCAGTTTTTAGGCATGGTAGGCGATGATCGTTTTGGCCATTTTCTGGTCAGCGAACTGGCCGCTCATGGGGTGAATACCCAGGGTATGGTGCTGACCAACGAAGCGCGCACGGCGCTGGCGTTTGTTTCCCGGGATGCCAGCGGCGAGCGTACCTTTGATTTTTATCGCCCACCGGCCGCCGACCTGCTTTATCGCCTGGAGCATTTGCCCCACGGCGTTTTCGAGCAGCCAGCGATTGTCCATCTGTGCAGCAACAGCCTGACTGACCCAGAGATTGCCGATACCACCCTGGCCATTGCCAACATGGCCAAACGCGCCGGCTGTCTTGTCAGCGTGGACGCCAACCTGCGCCATAACCTGTGGGCCGATGGATCAGCTGATGCATGGCGAGTGACTGAGCTTGTGGATAGCGCCGAACTCGTCAAGGTATCCCTGGAAGAACTGGATTATCTGCGCGGCGACCACCCTCAGGATACCTGGCTCGCTGAACGCCTGGCAGCAGGCGTCAAGGTCATCGTGATCACCGATGGGCCCAACCAGGTAACGCTTAAAGGCATTGGCCTGGATCACACCTTCACGCCACCCCCGGTAACGGCGGTTGATACCACCGCTGGCGGCGATGCCTTTATTGGTGGCCTGCTGGCGGAACTATCCCGCCACGGTATTGATGACAACTGGCATAAGGCAAGCGCCTTTCTTGCCCAGGCAGTGGAAGTTGCCTGTCGCTGCGGTGCATTTGCCGTCACCCGCCCAGGCGCCTATGCGGCCCTGCCGACCCATGCCGATATCGAAGCCCTTCGCAACACTTGA
- a CDS encoding inorganic diphosphatase: MKHPLVLTGMTCMALLASSVQAQPLGGLAFSETTPHAQSMNVKDAYTIVGNEDLMSLDAINADGSVNAIVEIPTGTSAKWEVSKDDPKALYWEYKNGEPRVVNYLGYPGNYGAIPGTALPKELGGDGDPLDVIVLGQAVPRGEVVDVSVIGVLKMLDDGEQDDKLIAVLTQDSPFAHVESMAQLDSEFPGVSQIIDLWFANYKGPDGGMEGLGFEEAESARAVLEAAAENFAATQ; encoded by the coding sequence ATGAAACATCCATTAGTACTCACAGGTATGACGTGCATGGCGCTTTTAGCGTCTTCGGTTCAGGCGCAGCCATTGGGCGGGTTGGCATTTTCTGAAACGACGCCGCATGCGCAGAGTATGAATGTCAAAGACGCCTACACGATTGTTGGCAATGAAGATTTGATGTCTCTGGACGCCATTAATGCAGATGGCTCTGTTAACGCTATCGTTGAGATTCCAACGGGAACATCTGCGAAGTGGGAGGTGAGCAAAGACGACCCGAAAGCGTTGTATTGGGAATATAAAAACGGTGAGCCACGGGTAGTGAACTACTTGGGATACCCCGGCAATTACGGCGCTATTCCCGGTACGGCGTTGCCAAAAGAGTTGGGCGGCGATGGTGATCCGCTCGACGTGATTGTGCTGGGGCAGGCCGTTCCACGGGGTGAGGTTGTCGATGTCAGCGTGATTGGCGTTCTAAAAATGCTTGATGACGGTGAGCAGGATGACAAGCTGATTGCGGTGCTTACTCAGGATTCTCCGTTTGCTCATGTTGAAAGCATGGCGCAGTTGGACAGCGAGTTCCCTGGCGTCAGCCAGATCATTGACCTTTGGTTCGCTAACTACAAAGGGCCTGATGGCGGTATGGAAGGGCTTGGGTTTGAAGAAGCCGAATCGGCCAGAGCGGTACTGGAAGCAGCAGCCGAGAATTTCGCAGCCACCCAGTAA